The following proteins come from a genomic window of Coregonus clupeaformis isolate EN_2021a chromosome 2, ASM2061545v1, whole genome shotgun sequence:
- the LOC121536351 gene encoding copper transport protein ATOX1 produces MTTKHEFFVDMTCEGCSGAVTRVLNKLGGVQFEIDLPNKKVFIESDKDTDVLLETLKKTGKAANYIGPK; encoded by the exons ATGACGACC AAGCACGAATTCTTTGTGGACATGACATGTGAGGGATGCTCCGGTGCTGTCACCCGAGTCCTCAATAAACTGG GTGGTGTCCAATTTGAGATCGACCTCCCCAACAAGAAGGTTTTCATTGAGTCTGACAAGGACACGGATGTGCTTCTGGAGACACTGAAGAAGACTGGAAAGGCAGCCAACTACATTGGCCCCAAGTGA